One genomic segment of Natrononativus amylolyticus includes these proteins:
- a CDS encoding uracil-DNA glycosylase produces the protein MPDSTDDAPLEPPFPDSRHVLEADCRRCPALAETRECISWGTGPLEADVLVIGEAPGAGNPDAERWQGGNWTGKAYTSRHSGRRIRRMLTAVGYDERAFYTNAVKCFPASETDPSSNREPTDAERTNCRTHLLTEIETVEPAVVLATGKHATTSVLAAEDRELEGFIDGVLEPVRCERLETWLLPILHPSYQDVWIKRLGYTPAEYLEAIGAALDELCRSSRDS, from the coding sequence GTGCCCGATTCGACCGACGATGCGCCCCTCGAGCCGCCGTTTCCAGACTCGAGACACGTCCTCGAGGCCGACTGCCGGCGCTGTCCCGCCCTCGCGGAGACTCGCGAGTGCATCTCCTGGGGCACCGGCCCGCTCGAGGCCGACGTGCTGGTGATCGGCGAGGCACCGGGAGCCGGCAATCCCGACGCGGAGCGCTGGCAGGGCGGCAACTGGACCGGGAAAGCCTACACCTCGAGACACTCCGGGCGACGTATCCGCCGGATGCTCACCGCGGTCGGCTACGACGAGCGGGCGTTCTATACGAACGCGGTCAAATGCTTTCCTGCGAGCGAGACGGACCCCTCGAGCAACCGCGAGCCCACCGATGCGGAGCGGACGAACTGCCGAACCCACCTGCTGACCGAGATCGAAACCGTCGAGCCCGCCGTCGTGCTCGCGACCGGGAAACACGCCACCACAAGCGTGCTCGCAGCCGAGGACCGTGAGCTCGAGGGCTTCATCGATGGCGTCCTCGAGCCCGTGCGCTGTGAGCGACTCGAGACGTGGCTGCTGCCGATCCTCCATCCGAGCTATCAGGACGTCTGGATCAAGCGCCTCGGCTACACGCCCGCCGAGTATCTCGAGGCGATCGGGGCGGCACTCGACGAACTCTGTCGGTCGAGCCGCGACAGCTAA
- the ileS gene encoding isoleucine--tRNA ligase — MSRFGEVDDQYDPHALEQRVFDHWEDVDAYEQTKQHRADGESYFFVDGPPYTSGAAHMGTTWNKSLKDVYIRYLRMCGYDVTDRPGYDMHGLPIETQVEENLGFENKKDIEAFGEDEFIDACKEYAEEQLEGLESDFKSFGVWMDWDDPYKTVTPEYMEAAWWGFSKAAERGLVEQGKRSISQCPRCETGLANNEVEYEDVEDPSIYVKFDLVDREGSVVVWTTTPWTIPANTFTAVDPDLEYVGVRAERSSADRSGEAAERASEVLYVAEECVEGVLKKGRYDDYEIVEELTGAEMVGWEYEHPLAEEVPTHADHEGALQIYDAEYVEADRTGLVHSAPGHGEEDFLRGRELGFPIFCPVGGDGVYTAEGGKYEGQFVKEADAEITADLEANGNLLRSETVTHSYGHCWRCDTGIIQIVTDQWFITITDVKDELLANIEDSRWYPQWARDNRFRDFVEDAPDWNVSRQRYWGIPIPIWTPDGRDDDADTIVISTREELAERVDQDIDPASVDIHKDTVDELTITEDGTTYTRVPDVFDVWLDSSVASWGTLDFPADDSQFDELWPADFILEAHDQTRGWFWSQLGMGTAAMGEIPYERVLMHGHALDEDGRKMSKSVGNVVEPHEAIDRHGADAMRLFLLSANPQGDDMRFSWDGMRTMESHLRTLWNVFRFPLPYMRLDGFDPEETDLEAVDEDLELVDEWVLARLQSTKAEMTEEFEAFRQDQALEALLDFVIEDVSRFYVQAVRERMWAEEDSGSKDAAYATIYRVLREVVVLLAPYAPFVAEEIYGHLTGEAGHPTVHMEDWPEADDYWADEELEEDVALLRAIEEAGANARQQAGRKLRWPVPRVVVAADDERVAAAVERHTDLLADRLNAREIELVSPGQRWGELAYSAEADMSVLGPAFGGDAGTVMNALNEARIEEPTLESLEAAVNELLDDPVELDEEMVSFVTETPDGVAGTAFGIDGDDRGVAYVDASLTDDIESEGYAREVIRRVQEMRKELDLEVEERIALELTVEDDRVAALVDEREDLVREEVRADELRAVEDGHRKEWEIEGVAVELAIAPLAASPEATE, encoded by the coding sequence ATGAGCAGGTTCGGCGAGGTCGACGACCAGTACGACCCGCACGCGCTCGAGCAGCGGGTGTTCGATCACTGGGAGGACGTCGACGCCTACGAGCAGACGAAACAGCACCGCGCCGACGGCGAGTCGTACTTCTTCGTCGACGGCCCGCCGTACACCTCCGGGGCGGCCCACATGGGGACGACCTGGAACAAGAGCCTGAAGGACGTCTACATTCGCTATCTGCGAATGTGCGGCTACGACGTCACGGACCGACCGGGCTACGACATGCACGGACTGCCCATCGAGACGCAGGTCGAGGAGAACCTCGGCTTCGAGAACAAGAAGGACATCGAGGCGTTCGGCGAGGACGAGTTCATCGACGCCTGCAAGGAGTACGCCGAGGAGCAACTCGAGGGCCTCGAGTCCGACTTCAAATCGTTCGGCGTCTGGATGGACTGGGACGACCCCTACAAGACGGTCACGCCGGAGTACATGGAGGCCGCCTGGTGGGGCTTTTCGAAGGCCGCAGAACGCGGCCTCGTCGAGCAGGGAAAGCGCAGCATCAGCCAGTGTCCCCGGTGTGAGACGGGCCTGGCGAACAACGAGGTCGAGTACGAGGACGTCGAGGACCCCTCGATCTACGTGAAATTCGACCTCGTCGACCGCGAGGGCAGCGTCGTCGTCTGGACCACGACGCCGTGGACGATCCCCGCGAACACCTTTACCGCGGTGGACCCGGACCTCGAGTACGTGGGCGTCCGCGCGGAGCGAAGCTCCGCGGACCGGAGCGGCGAAGCCGCAGAGCGCGCGAGCGAGGTACTGTACGTCGCCGAAGAGTGCGTCGAGGGCGTCCTGAAGAAGGGCCGCTACGACGACTACGAGATCGTCGAGGAGCTCACGGGCGCGGAGATGGTCGGCTGGGAGTACGAACACCCCTTAGCCGAGGAGGTGCCCACCCACGCCGACCACGAGGGCGCGTTGCAGATCTACGATGCAGAGTACGTCGAGGCGGATCGAACGGGACTGGTCCACTCCGCGCCGGGCCACGGTGAGGAGGACTTCCTTCGCGGGCGCGAACTCGGCTTCCCCATCTTCTGTCCCGTCGGGGGCGACGGCGTCTACACCGCCGAGGGCGGCAAGTACGAGGGGCAGTTCGTCAAGGAGGCCGACGCGGAGATCACTGCGGATCTCGAGGCCAACGGCAACCTGCTGCGCTCGGAGACGGTCACTCACAGCTACGGCCACTGCTGGCGCTGCGATACGGGAATCATCCAGATCGTCACCGACCAGTGGTTCATCACGATCACGGACGTCAAAGACGAGCTGCTCGCGAACATCGAGGATAGCCGCTGGTACCCGCAGTGGGCCCGGGACAACCGGTTCCGGGACTTCGTCGAGGACGCACCGGACTGGAACGTCTCGCGCCAGCGCTACTGGGGGATCCCGATCCCGATCTGGACGCCAGACGGCCGCGACGATGATGCCGATACGATCGTCATCAGCACCCGCGAGGAACTCGCCGAGCGCGTCGACCAGGACATCGACCCCGCCAGCGTCGACATCCACAAGGACACCGTCGACGAGCTGACGATCACCGAGGACGGGACGACCTACACCCGCGTTCCCGACGTGTTCGACGTCTGGCTCGACTCCTCCGTCGCGTCGTGGGGGACCCTCGACTTCCCCGCAGACGACAGTCAGTTCGACGAGCTCTGGCCAGCCGACTTCATCCTCGAGGCTCACGACCAGACCCGCGGCTGGTTCTGGTCCCAGCTCGGGATGGGCACTGCGGCGATGGGCGAGATCCCCTACGAGCGGGTGCTGATGCACGGCCACGCCCTGGACGAGGACGGCCGTAAGATGTCGAAGTCGGTGGGTAACGTCGTCGAGCCCCACGAGGCGATCGACCGCCACGGCGCCGACGCGATGCGGCTGTTCCTGCTCTCTGCGAACCCGCAGGGTGACGACATGCGCTTCTCCTGGGACGGGATGCGCACGATGGAGAGCCACCTCCGGACGCTGTGGAACGTGTTCCGCTTCCCGCTGCCGTACATGCGCCTCGACGGGTTCGACCCCGAGGAGACGGATCTCGAGGCGGTCGATGAAGATCTCGAACTCGTCGACGAGTGGGTGCTCGCCCGGCTCCAGTCGACGAAAGCCGAGATGACCGAGGAGTTCGAGGCGTTCCGCCAGGATCAGGCGCTCGAGGCGCTACTCGACTTCGTGATCGAGGACGTCTCCCGGTTTTACGTCCAGGCGGTCCGCGAGCGAATGTGGGCCGAGGAAGACAGCGGCTCCAAGGACGCGGCGTACGCCACGATCTACCGCGTTCTGCGGGAGGTCGTCGTCCTGCTCGCACCGTACGCGCCGTTCGTCGCAGAGGAGATCTACGGACACCTCACCGGCGAGGCGGGCCACCCGACGGTCCACATGGAGGACTGGCCCGAAGCCGACGACTACTGGGCCGACGAGGAACTCGAGGAGGACGTCGCCCTCCTGCGCGCGATCGAGGAGGCCGGCGCGAACGCCCGCCAGCAGGCCGGCCGAAAGCTTCGCTGGCCCGTCCCGCGCGTGGTCGTCGCCGCGGACGACGAGCGCGTCGCCGCGGCAGTCGAGCGCCACACGGACCTGCTCGCGGATCGGCTCAACGCCCGCGAGATCGAACTCGTCTCTCCCGGCCAGCGCTGGGGCGAACTCGCCTACAGCGCCGAGGCCGACATGAGCGTGCTCGGACCGGCCTTCGGCGGCGACGCCGGGACCGTCATGAACGCGCTCAACGAGGCCCGGATCGAGGAGCCGACGCTCGAGAGCCTCGAGGCCGCGGTCAACGAGCTCCTGGACGACCCCGTGGAGCTCGACGAGGAGATGGTCTCGTTCGTCACCGAGACGCCCGACGGCGTCGCGGGCACCGCCTTCGGTATCGACGGCGACGACCGCGGGGTCGCCTACGTCGACGCCTCGCTCACCGACGACATCGAGAGCGAGGGCTACGCCCGCGAGGTCATCCGCCGGGTCCAGGAGATGCGCAAGGAACTCGATCTCGAGGTCGAAGAGCGGATCGCCCTCGAACTCACCGTCGAGGACGACCGGGTCGCGGCCCTCGTCGACGAGCGCGAGGACCTCGTTCGCGAGGAGGTCCGCGCCGACGAACTCCGGGCCGTCGAGGACGGCCACCGCAAGGAGTGGGAGATCGAGGGTGTCGCCGTCGAACTGGCGATCGCGCCGCTTGCGGCGTCGCCGGAAGCGACCGAGTAA
- a CDS encoding CARDB domain-containing protein has protein sequence MGRVVAVGLIALLVCSLPMGVVAAAGLQPASESPSAVDSTATDVQATVNAGDGGHVIERSIVLRQLPDRPGEFEAEITVSVPEPVTELEMELPSRATVESTDGFEPADDRYEWDGSSAEAQVTAVVDANVTGIDHHRASTGGAGALNHGHDHGDGYAFVDTGSWGVVQVPQLRLSWRHTEPVSVERTATVDGPGATGGDIAYLGEVTEYERTVRGETIRLVVPEAADLVEPPEDVLEALATASDGLEIGPRNEAVFVLAAPTAGVDWGPRGIQYGVSDAWVADDARLDSLSHVWFHEYVHTRQSFARTEGGTTAEAAWLVEAQAEYHAALLALEAGYVESLEFRRFLEGGTRAPYADDVLADPATWTDERTPYAKGPLVYGAIDRQLRLESDGEYAIADVTRALTLRGERVDDRAFLEALEARGGAAVEEYARHYTETADAPATWNRFAHAAAFEGPSPAFRYGLGDAPLTLSGEAREKRVVPGDLPAMVTNESLEVPVAVENRGDRAGTYDAVVTADGRLADRAGGSLEAGAATQERLRWTPTEPGTYDLLVGDDRLTVAVREPAEPTVTALSAAPSRVDPGEPVTVTATVENRADRPTDSTLEFRTADGVAAEKRVALGAGETTTLEVELRFEEAAAHEVAVGDERVTVVVGDGLHVWTHRLAEAAPVVVAVGVVAVLAAGVALLLGARR, from the coding sequence ATGGGCCGGGTCGTCGCCGTCGGGCTGATCGCTCTCCTCGTCTGTAGCCTGCCGATGGGCGTCGTCGCGGCCGCCGGCCTCCAGCCGGCATCGGAGTCGCCGTCCGCCGTCGACTCGACCGCGACCGACGTCCAGGCGACCGTCAACGCCGGCGACGGCGGCCACGTGATCGAGCGCTCGATCGTCCTCAGACAGCTTCCCGACCGCCCCGGCGAGTTCGAAGCCGAGATCACCGTCTCGGTCCCGGAGCCGGTGACCGAACTCGAGATGGAACTCCCCTCGAGGGCGACCGTCGAGTCGACCGACGGTTTCGAGCCAGCCGACGACCGCTACGAGTGGGACGGCTCGAGCGCCGAGGCGCAGGTGACGGCCGTCGTCGACGCGAACGTGACCGGCATCGACCACCACCGGGCGTCGACCGGCGGGGCGGGCGCCCTCAACCACGGTCACGACCACGGCGACGGCTACGCCTTCGTCGACACCGGCTCCTGGGGGGTCGTGCAGGTGCCCCAGCTCAGGCTGAGCTGGCGACACACCGAACCGGTGTCCGTCGAGCGGACCGCGACGGTCGACGGGCCGGGTGCGACCGGCGGCGACATCGCGTACCTGGGCGAGGTCACCGAGTACGAGCGGACGGTCCGCGGGGAGACGATTCGCCTCGTCGTCCCCGAGGCGGCCGACCTCGTCGAACCGCCCGAGGACGTCCTCGAGGCGCTCGCGACCGCGAGCGACGGCCTCGAGATCGGCCCCAGAAACGAGGCGGTGTTCGTCCTCGCGGCGCCGACTGCGGGAGTCGACTGGGGGCCGCGGGGGATCCAGTACGGGGTGAGCGACGCCTGGGTCGCCGACGACGCGCGTCTGGACTCGCTCAGCCACGTCTGGTTCCACGAGTACGTCCACACCCGCCAGTCGTTCGCCCGCACCGAGGGCGGAACGACGGCGGAGGCGGCCTGGCTGGTCGAGGCTCAGGCCGAGTACCACGCCGCGTTGCTCGCCCTCGAGGCCGGCTACGTCGAATCCCTCGAGTTCCGCCGGTTCCTCGAGGGCGGCACCCGAGCGCCGTACGCCGACGACGTCCTCGCCGATCCCGCGACGTGGACCGACGAGCGCACGCCGTACGCCAAGGGGCCGCTGGTCTACGGCGCGATCGACCGCCAGCTCCGCCTCGAGAGCGACGGCGAGTACGCGATCGCCGACGTCACCCGGGCGCTCACCCTCCGCGGCGAGCGCGTGGACGACCGGGCGTTTCTCGAGGCCCTCGAGGCGCGCGGCGGCGCCGCCGTCGAGGAGTACGCCCGTCACTACACCGAGACGGCAGACGCGCCGGCGACGTGGAACCGGTTCGCCCACGCCGCGGCCTTCGAGGGGCCGTCGCCCGCGTTCCGGTACGGGCTCGGCGACGCTCCCCTCACGCTCTCGGGGGAGGCGCGCGAGAAACGCGTCGTACCCGGCGACCTGCCCGCGATGGTCACCAACGAGAGCCTCGAGGTCCCCGTCGCCGTCGAGAACCGCGGCGACCGCGCGGGGACGTACGACGCGGTCGTCACCGCCGACGGCCGGCTCGCGGACCGGGCCGGCGGGTCGCTCGAGGCCGGCGCCGCGACCCAGGAACGCCTCCGGTGGACGCCGACGGAACCCGGCACGTACGACCTCCTCGTCGGCGACGACCGGCTGACGGTCGCGGTCCGCGAGCCCGCCGAGCCGACGGTGACGGCGCTCTCGGCTGCGCCGTCCCGCGTCGATCCGGGCGAGCCGGTGACCGTCACCGCGACGGTCGAGAACCGGGCGGACCGGCCGACCGATTCGACGCTCGAGTTCCGGACCGCAGACGGCGTCGCCGCCGAGAAACGGGTCGCGCTCGGAGCGGGCGAGACGACGACCCTCGAGGTCGAGTTGCGGTTCGAGGAGGCCGCCGCCCACGAAGTTGCGGTCGGCGACGAGCGGGTGACGGTCGTCGTCGGCGACGGCCTCCACGTCTGGACACACCGGCTGGCCGAGGCGGCGCCGGTCGTCGTCGCCGTCGGCGTCGTGGCCGTTCTCGCCGCCGGCGTCGCGCTCTTGCTGGGAGCGCGCAGGTGA
- a CDS encoding DUF4870 domain-containing protein, with product MSNTDDPSPAPPSTQPGPDVLTERTLAGIFVHVIGLFTGAIGPGIVYLLSDHEFTRDNARTAINWQLFYFVSFVAVLALFFVAVALDFVLPDFVVVTVLLVVFALFFVVMLLTILNLVFPLVATGKAIFGTAWEYPIAPDFFDLDAERLRVDLNWWRFVAAYALLAPVLFVQLLGAYAFGPPETGAGFGAFFLTLVVTLFVSFVAYVSLYKDVQDCCEAGRPCPNWIPYLGAPAGAYAVVYLGSLFVLRSDNPSGDAIYGYLVVLWAASVAYLYRRREGFSSA from the coding sequence ATGTCGAATACAGACGACCCGTCCCCCGCACCGCCGTCGACCCAGCCGGGCCCCGACGTTCTCACCGAACGGACGCTGGCCGGCATCTTCGTCCACGTGATCGGGCTGTTCACCGGCGCGATCGGACCGGGGATCGTCTACCTGCTCTCGGACCACGAGTTCACTCGAGACAACGCTCGCACCGCGATCAACTGGCAGCTGTTCTACTTCGTCAGCTTCGTCGCGGTGCTGGCGCTGTTTTTCGTCGCGGTCGCGCTGGATTTCGTCCTCCCCGACTTCGTCGTCGTGACGGTGCTCCTCGTGGTATTCGCGCTGTTCTTCGTCGTGATGCTCCTCACGATTTTGAACCTTGTCTTCCCGCTGGTCGCGACGGGGAAGGCGATCTTCGGAACCGCGTGGGAGTACCCGATCGCGCCGGACTTCTTCGATCTCGACGCCGAGCGCCTGCGGGTCGACCTGAACTGGTGGCGGTTCGTGGCGGCGTACGCGCTGCTCGCGCCGGTCCTGTTCGTCCAGCTGCTCGGGGCGTACGCGTTCGGACCGCCCGAAACCGGCGCGGGGTTCGGGGCGTTCTTCCTCACGCTCGTGGTTACCCTGTTCGTCTCGTTCGTCGCGTACGTCTCGCTGTACAAGGACGTCCAGGACTGCTGCGAAGCGGGCCGCCCGTGTCCGAACTGGATTCCGTATCTGGGGGCGCCCGCCGGAGCGTACGCGGTCGTATACCTGGGCTCTCTGTTCGTGCTTCGGTCGGACAACCCGTCCGGCGACGCGATCTACGGCTACCTGGTCGTCCTGTGGGCGGCGTCGGTCGCGTACCTCTACCGGCGCCGCGAGGGGTTTTCCTCGGCGTAA
- the prs gene encoding ribose-phosphate diphosphokinase yields the protein MIVSGSASQTLAAALARELEEPLAEVVYDRFPDGELRASVPGFDGDRAIVVASTVSSDAHLEVLQLQDAVREAGAAEVVTVLPYMGYARQDKSFADGQPITARAVARAISTGADRVLTVTPHEEAVCDFFEPAATAVAAGGRLAEALPADLAGPVFLSPDAGAIDLAERVRDAYGEGETDYFEKVRRSGTDVEITPSDVDVEGRDVVVADDIIATGGTMSEAVAVLRRRNAGRVFVTCVHPLLVSSAYARLSRAGVEAIYGTDTIERPASAVSVAPALAEHLDR from the coding sequence ATGATCGTGAGCGGTTCGGCCTCTCAGACTCTCGCCGCAGCACTCGCCCGTGAACTCGAGGAGCCACTCGCCGAGGTGGTGTACGACCGGTTTCCCGACGGCGAACTCCGGGCGTCGGTTCCCGGGTTCGACGGCGATCGGGCGATCGTCGTCGCCTCGACGGTCTCGAGCGACGCCCACCTCGAGGTGCTCCAGTTACAAGACGCCGTCCGCGAAGCCGGCGCCGCGGAGGTCGTCACCGTCCTCCCGTACATGGGGTACGCCCGCCAGGACAAGTCCTTCGCCGACGGCCAGCCGATCACCGCGCGGGCGGTCGCGAGGGCGATCTCGACGGGTGCCGACCGCGTGCTGACGGTGACGCCCCACGAGGAGGCGGTCTGTGACTTCTTCGAGCCGGCGGCGACGGCCGTCGCCGCCGGGGGCCGGCTGGCCGAGGCGCTGCCCGCCGACCTCGCGGGCCCGGTCTTTCTCTCTCCCGACGCCGGCGCGATCGACCTCGCCGAGCGGGTTCGAGACGCCTACGGCGAGGGCGAAACCGATTACTTCGAGAAGGTTCGTCGCTCGGGGACCGACGTCGAGATCACGCCGAGCGACGTCGACGTCGAGGGGCGCGACGTCGTCGTCGCCGACGACATCATCGCGACCGGCGGGACGATGAGCGAGGCCGTCGCGGTGCTCCGGCGGCGAAACGCCGGCCGGGTGTTCGTCACCTGCGTTCACCCTCTGCTGGTCTCGAGCGCGTACGCGCGGCTCTCGCGGGCGGGCGTCGAGGCGATCTACGGCACCGACACCATCGAGCGACCGGCGAGTGCGGTTTCCGTGGCACCGGCGCTCGCCGAGCACCTCGACAGGTAA
- a CDS encoding HVO_0234 family beta-propeller protein, giving the protein MSTIEEKRVYGNRANATVVYVASGAGVLRVRVANDLVGEFSLCERGTTRDVATDGDRIAAATDEDVLVADADDRFEETGFGPAVAVGYDGGTLLAAGGDGRVARRTDGDWETLRSDPSLEVRAIDGGLVGTAGGVYRLHDGGLDHAGLTDVRDVSAPGVPLAATADGLYKLGNGWMQVLEEPVETVAADPASDSGELRRAHAVAGLDLYGYADGDWRAVDRSSVPIVGVAYGEGLYAVTDRGTMLVAADADEGDGLEWRSRRLGVGSVTGIAVPRLRRDGA; this is encoded by the coding sequence ATGAGTACGATCGAAGAGAAGCGCGTCTACGGCAACCGGGCGAACGCCACCGTCGTGTACGTCGCGAGCGGTGCCGGCGTGCTCCGCGTTCGCGTTGCGAACGACCTCGTCGGCGAGTTCTCGCTGTGTGAGCGCGGTACCACCCGAGACGTCGCGACCGACGGCGACCGGATCGCCGCCGCGACCGACGAGGACGTGCTCGTCGCCGACGCGGACGACCGGTTCGAGGAAACCGGATTCGGCCCCGCGGTCGCGGTGGGCTACGACGGCGGGACGCTGCTCGCCGCCGGTGGCGACGGGCGCGTCGCTCGACGGACCGACGGCGACTGGGAGACCCTCCGGAGCGATCCGTCGCTCGAGGTCCGGGCCATCGACGGCGGACTCGTGGGCACCGCCGGCGGCGTCTACCGGCTCCACGACGGAGGGCTGGACCACGCCGGACTCACGGACGTCCGCGACGTCTCCGCACCCGGCGTGCCGCTGGCGGCGACCGCCGACGGGCTCTACAAGCTCGGCAACGGCTGGATGCAGGTCCTCGAGGAGCCCGTCGAGACGGTCGCGGCGGATCCGGCGAGCGATTCCGGCGAACTCCGGCGCGCCCACGCGGTCGCCGGTCTCGACCTCTACGGCTACGCCGACGGGGACTGGCGAGCGGTCGACCGCTCGAGCGTCCCGATCGTCGGCGTCGCCTACGGCGAGGGACTGTACGCGGTCACCGACCGGGGAACGATGCTGGTCGCCGCCGACGCGGACGAGGGCGACGGCCTCGAGTGGCGCTCGCGGAGGCTGGGCGTCGGTTCCGTGACCGGGATCGCGGTACCGCGACTGCGCAGGGACGGGGCGTGA
- the glmM gene encoding phosphoglucosamine mutase → MKVFGSSGTRGVANEELTPEFVLRVAKAAGTAWGADRVAVARDTRYTGRMLADAAASGLASTGTDVDRLGIIPTPGAQAYAEREEMPTIVITASHNPPQYNGVKLVGSDGVELAVADLETVEQTLLAEGFETAPWDRTGRVREIDGVRRAYVDELLAHADRERIADAELTVALDPGHGAGSLTSPAFFRALGCRVITVNGQADGHFPGRDPEPVPSNLADLGRLVRATDTDLGIAHDGDADRAIFFDESGEYVEGDAALAALAAAELEAGDTTVSAVNVSQRLVDVATDAGAELELTPIGSTNIITRIEELEANGQRVPVAGEGNGGIFFPEFRLARDGAYTAARFLELVAERPASELVEPYGGYANVRKNIHYESTADRDAMLDAAANHAHSSEAELNTRDGYRLDHGDAWVLARPSGTEPLVRIYAEARDEARAQTLADDMHEAMADAAAGN, encoded by the coding sequence ATGAAAGTGTTCGGATCGAGCGGGACCCGCGGCGTCGCCAACGAGGAGTTGACGCCCGAGTTCGTCCTGCGCGTGGCGAAAGCGGCGGGGACCGCGTGGGGGGCCGACCGGGTTGCCGTCGCCCGAGACACGCGGTACACCGGGCGGATGCTGGCCGACGCGGCCGCCAGCGGGCTCGCGAGCACGGGAACCGACGTCGACCGCCTCGGAATCATTCCGACGCCGGGCGCACAGGCGTACGCCGAGCGCGAGGAGATGCCGACGATCGTCATCACGGCCTCGCACAACCCGCCCCAGTACAACGGCGTCAAGCTCGTCGGGAGCGATGGCGTCGAACTCGCCGTCGCCGACCTCGAGACCGTCGAACAGACGCTGCTCGCCGAGGGATTCGAGACGGCGCCGTGGGACCGGACGGGACGCGTGCGAGAGATCGACGGCGTCCGCCGGGCGTACGTCGACGAGCTGCTCGCTCACGCCGACCGCGAGCGGATCGCGGACGCCGAACTGACGGTGGCGCTCGACCCCGGCCACGGCGCCGGCTCGCTGACCAGCCCGGCGTTCTTCCGGGCGCTCGGCTGTCGGGTCATTACCGTCAACGGCCAGGCCGACGGCCACTTCCCCGGCCGCGACCCCGAACCCGTTCCGAGTAACCTCGCCGACCTCGGCCGGCTCGTCCGCGCGACCGACACCGACCTCGGTATCGCCCACGATGGCGACGCCGACCGGGCCATCTTCTTCGACGAGTCCGGCGAGTACGTCGAGGGCGACGCGGCGCTCGCCGCCCTCGCCGCCGCCGAACTCGAGGCCGGCGACACGACCGTTTCCGCGGTGAACGTCTCCCAGCGCCTCGTCGACGTCGCCACGGACGCCGGCGCGGAGCTCGAACTCACGCCCATCGGCTCGACGAACATCATCACACGCATCGAGGAACTCGAGGCCAACGGCCAGCGGGTTCCCGTCGCGGGCGAGGGCAACGGCGGCATCTTCTTCCCCGAGTTCCGGCTGGCCCGCGACGGCGCCTACACCGCCGCGCGCTTTCTCGAACTCGTCGCCGAGCGGCCGGCCAGCGAGCTGGTCGAGCCCTACGGCGGCTACGCCAACGTCCGGAAGAACATCCACTACGAGTCGACGGCCGACCGCGACGCGATGTTGGACGCGGCGGCGAACCACGCCCACTCCTCGGAGGCCGAACTCAACACCCGCGACGGCTACCGCCTCGACCACGGCGACGCCTGGGTGCTCGCCCGCCCCTCGGGAACGGAGCCGCTCGTCCGAATCTACGCCGAGGCTCGAGACGAAGCGCGCGCTCAGACCCTCGCGGACGACATGCACGAGGCGATGGCGGACGCGGCGGCCGGGAACTGA
- a CDS encoding NAD-dependent epimerase/dehydratase family protein produces the protein MNVLVTGAHGTVGTAIADHLADRYEFTLLDVEEPDDAPGESVVADVRAYDEIRPHFEGQDAVVHLALVPGHGGPGDREVGWSAPFAENLEAIANVYEAAVDADLESIVFASSNHAVGMAEVRNAPEIYHDEGYRIDHTEPHRPDSRYGVTKSYGEDLGRLAAEAHGIRFYALRIGSVRDPEYDHPYGDAERGVDRGDWERGSEPYEEQVARMRGTWHSRRDLAHMVECCLEDESVEWDHFYGVSGNERRWLDDLAHARETIGYEPRDNGEEWESPPE, from the coding sequence ATGAACGTTCTCGTCACCGGCGCCCACGGCACCGTCGGCACCGCGATCGCCGATCACCTCGCAGACCGCTACGAGTTCACCCTGCTCGACGTCGAGGAACCCGACGACGCGCCCGGCGAGTCGGTCGTCGCCGACGTCCGCGCATACGACGAGATCCGCCCGCACTTCGAGGGCCAGGACGCCGTCGTCCACCTCGCGCTCGTGCCCGGTCACGGCGGCCCCGGCGACCGCGAAGTCGGCTGGTCGGCACCGTTCGCCGAGAACCTCGAGGCGATCGCCAACGTCTACGAGGCCGCGGTGGATGCGGACCTCGAGTCGATCGTCTTCGCCTCCTCGAATCACGCGGTGGGGATGGCGGAGGTCCGCAACGCCCCCGAGATCTACCACGACGAGGGCTACCGGATCGACCACACCGAACCCCACCGCCCGGACTCCCGGTACGGCGTCACGAAGAGCTACGGCGAGGACCTGGGCCGACTGGCCGCTGAGGCCCACGGCATCCGGTTCTACGCGCTCCGGATCGGCTCCGTTCGCGACCCCGAGTACGACCACCCGTACGGCGACGCAGAACGCGGCGTCGACCGGGGCGACTGGGAGCGGGGCAGCGAGCCCTACGAAGAGCAGGTCGCCCGGATGCGAGGGACCTGGCACTCCCGCCGGGACCTGGCGCACATGGTCGAGTGCTGTCTCGAGGACGAGTCCGTCGAGTGGGACCACTTCTACGGCGTCAGCGGGAACGAGCGGCGTTGGCTCGACGACCTCGCACACGCCCGCGAGACAATCGGCTACGAGCCGCGGGATAACGGCGAGGAGTGGGAGAGTCCGCCCGAGTGA